A stretch of DNA from Takifugu rubripes chromosome 15, fTakRub1.2, whole genome shotgun sequence:
GCTACCAAAACGGTGCCTGGAAACCAGCGCCCAAGAGATTTCTCCCTCAGAGATGCAGAGGTGAGTAATGAAAATGATATTTTCTCCCCTTCTTTGTCTTGGGACACTTTCTCTTTTAACTCCTATTTTATTACTTTGCAGTGGTTGAGTGTCCTGACCCCAACGTTTTGGAGTACGGGACCGTCTCCCCTCCCCAGGAAAGGTACTTTGTGGACAATGAGACCACCTATGAGTGCGACTCTGGATACACGCAGCGAGGCTCGTCCAGACGCGTCTGCTTACCAAACGGGAAGTGGAGCGGCTCCACTCCCATCTGCAGCCGTGACAGTGAGCCCGGTatcctttcctttctcctcGCTTTCCTGCTTCGCCTCATCGCTCACGacttctgtcacctctgtcaacGCAGCGGGGGATCACTGTGCTGATCCCGGCATCCCAGCTGGTGCTATGAGAGCAGGCAACATTTTTGAAATTGGTGACAAAGTCAAATACAACTGCAACAGCAACCTGTTCCTGATGGGATCCAGCGAGAGGACGTGTCAGGAGAACAGCCAGTGGACTGGCTTTGAACCAGCATGTTACTGTAAGACAGAATATGGGGTGTTTTCTGTCAGTGTTTTCTCATGATTTAAATGCGTTTTAACCCTTTCAGACAAACACACGTATGACACTCCGTTGGAGGTTTCCCAGGCTTTTGGCAGCGCCATCAAGGAAAGCCTGACCACCTTGGAGTCCGTCAGTAAGTTCAAGATGAACCCTCAACAGTCTGAAATGCGTTGACGCAATAACCTTTTTTCTTCCGTGTGTGTGGGAGTACAGATGACGTGCAGGGGGAGAGAAAAATCCGCATTTCAAAGAACGGCACGCTCAACATCTACATTGCTGTTGACATTTCTGAGAGCATCGAAAAGGAACACGTGACCAACGCCAAGGACGCCATCTCGAAACTGATCACAAAGGTGAGGGGACGGGTGCGATtctcttcattaaaaaaatgatgcTGGGGATAAAGCCCAAAATGCCAGTAGTTTAATAAGGCATGGTGGAGGTTTGACAGATTTTACTAACCCACAGCTGCACAAATGCTCAGAAGGGGCCGAGTCAACGGCCAGTAACAAGGTGCTCCAtggagagaagaaaggaagcttTGGTTGAACTGCAGCAGATGTGGTGTGAGAATCCAGATGTTGGCATTAAATTAGCAAAGTTAAGATTTTATTAGGTATTTTGAAATactaagaagaagaagaagatgatgatgatgatgatgacgatggtgtCTTTCTCAAAAgcacaacagaaaaacaaaagactttCTTCTTGCAAAAGTTGACTCATCTTTCTGTCATCATTAACTGAGTCCCACACTGTTTTCAGAGGGGCACTTGGCAGCCACGACGCAGTACAGTAATATCTCAGCCCTGTTTGGCTGCCAGCACAGCAATTAGAGGCAATTTCATTATGTATTACACATCATAGCCTTGATTGATGCTCCTCGGTGTGAGGCTCTGGGCACGGATGCGTATTCTGCTGATAACGGAATCGATTACTCAACAAAAGAACGCTCATCTGCAGTTTAATACAGAGACGTGCTGTTGGTGCCGCATCAATAACATGTGTCCCAGCAGCTGCGCAGGTGCCCGCACCAACGATCACACGTGTCGCGTCTGCTTCACATCTCCGCagatctcctccttcagcgtGAGTCCAAACTAcgagcttctcttcttctcgtCCGAGCTCTCCGAAGTCGTCAGCATTCTCGACTTTTTCGACGGCCAAGAGGTCAATATGAAGGAGAAGCTGGAAAAATTCACGGTAAAAGGTGGGTCGAGCAGATCGGAGACGCGTTTCCAATGAAAGCGCTGGCTGTTGCATGCGTGTTGACGTTGGCCATGTTGGGCTTTCACCGACAGCGGAGCATACAGGAACAGACCTGAACCTGGCCTTCAAGACCATTTTGGAGCGGATGGCTCTCATTAAGCAGCGAGTCGGAGAAAAGACCTTTGAGCAGCATCGTCACGCCATCATCGTCTTTACAGACGGTGGGTGCAGCTTCTTCACATCAGCATGACGGGAAACGACTCGTGTTCGTTCTCAACCATCTCAGACCTCCTCGTCATTCTTTCCGTCCTCTCAGGTGTTTATAATATGGGTGGCTCGCCTCTTCCCACTGTGGCAAAAATAAAGAACCTGGTTTACATGAACCACACCAGCGAGGAGCCCGGCGTTCAGCCGAGAGAGGAATATCTGGGTAAACGCTGTGGTCACCCTTCTGTGTCATCACTCTTACACATTAACACTCTTGTCTAATCCATAAAGCTATGCTCTATTCCAGACATCTATATTTTCGGCATCGGGGCAGAGATCTACGAATCAGACCTGAAGCCCCTCACTGCTGGGACCGGTGGCAACCATTTCTTCAAAATGAAGGACATCACAAACTTACAGGAGACCTTTGATGAGATCATCGGTACGTCGCCTTCGCACCTCAAGGGCTCCCCCTTGGACTAGCGAATTTACAGAAGCATCTCCTTTacacagatgaagaagaggtTGTTGGCA
This window harbors:
- the LOC101069998 gene encoding complement factor B-like isoform X2; the encoded protein is MRSPVCWSWTAALLFFVFLGQVWCDCPTENVGIEGGHYKLTREQQPGSMLIYYCPEGYYPYPALTRSCYQNGAWKPAPKRFLPQRCRVVECPDPNVLEYGTVSPPQERYFVDNETTYECDSGYTQRGSSRRVCLPNGKWSGSTPICSRDTGDHCADPGIPAGAMRAGNIFEIGDKVKYNCNSNLFLMGSSERTCQENSQWTGFEPACYYKHTYDTPLEVSQAFGSAIKESLTTLESVNDVQGERKIRISKNGTLNIYIAVDISESIEKEHVTNAKDAISKLITKISSFSVSPNYELLFFSSELSEVVSILDFFDGQEVNMKEKLEKFTVKAEHTGTDLNLAFKTILERMALIKQRVGEKTFEQHRHAIIVFTDGVYNMGGSPLPTVAKIKNLVYMNHTSEEPGVQPREEYLDIYIFGIGAEIYESDLKPLTAGTGGNHFFKMKDITNLQETFDEIIDEEEVVGMCGLHKEYETAEKDSTRKMYPWMASIVVQNEQTTKTCLGSLVSPQFVLTAAHCFTFGDRPENVVVEIDDGNGRIKRVKTFKLHPKYNINAKAKEGVKEFYDYDVALIQLEEDVRISSAVRPICVPCTQETSGALGLVGDSTCKQQEEELLRTHLEKLNFLTKKSSVVQEKEVHAKLGDNRDECIRHALEAEGITTTNPKIPVTDNFLCTGGQLPFRDHIACTGDSGGAVFKNYKHRTIQVALVSWGTQNLCRSGSLLESTKKSRDFHLNLFRVVPFLKGILGNDTQDDYAPLHFLST
- the LOC101069998 gene encoding complement factor B-like isoform X1, which gives rise to MRSPVCWSWTAALLFFVFLGQVWCDCPTENVGIEGGHYKLTREQQPGSMLIYYCPEGYYPYPALTRSCYQNGAWKPAPKRFLPQRCRVVECPDPNVLEYGTVSPPQERYFVDNETTYECDSGYTQRGSSRRVCLPNGKWSGSTPICSRDSEPAGDHCADPGIPAGAMRAGNIFEIGDKVKYNCNSNLFLMGSSERTCQENSQWTGFEPACYYKHTYDTPLEVSQAFGSAIKESLTTLESVNDVQGERKIRISKNGTLNIYIAVDISESIEKEHVTNAKDAISKLITKISSFSVSPNYELLFFSSELSEVVSILDFFDGQEVNMKEKLEKFTVKAEHTGTDLNLAFKTILERMALIKQRVGEKTFEQHRHAIIVFTDGVYNMGGSPLPTVAKIKNLVYMNHTSEEPGVQPREEYLDIYIFGIGAEIYESDLKPLTAGTGGNHFFKMKDITNLQETFDEIIDEEEVVGMCGLHKEYETAEKDSTRKMYPWMASIVVQNEQTTKTCLGSLVSPQFVLTAAHCFTFGDRPENVVVEIDDGNGRIKRVKTFKLHPKYNINAKAKEGVKEFYDYDVALIQLEEDVRISSAVRPICVPCTQETSGALGLVGDSTCKQQEEELLRTHLEKLNFLTKKSSVVQEKEVHAKLGDNRDECIRHALEAEGITTTNPKIPVTDNFLCTGGQLPFRDHIACTGDSGGAVFKNYKHRTIQVALVSWGTQNLCRSGSLLESTKKSRDFHLNLFRVVPFLKGILGNDTQDDYAPLHFLST